A stretch of Aedes aegypti strain LVP_AGWG chromosome 2, AaegL5.0 Primary Assembly, whole genome shotgun sequence DNA encodes these proteins:
- the LOC5574484 gene encoding proteasome subunit beta type-2, with product METLMGIRGPDFVMLAADCTHAHSIMVLKDDENKIYKISDNLMMATIGEAGDRVQFTEYISKNILLYKMRNGYELGPKSAAHFTRKNLADYLRSRTPYQVNVLVGGYDEADGAQLHYIDYLANSLPVKYAAHGYGGLFVSSILDRYHHAKITQDEAYEILKKGVAEIQKRLIINLPNFKVSVIDKDGIKELKDITAESLKEEPVAA from the exons atggaaactttaatGGGAATTCGTGGTCCGGACTTTGTGATGTTGGCCGCGGACTGCACACACGCCCATTCGATCATGGTTCTCAAGGACG ATGAgaataaaatttacaagatttccgATAATTTGATGATGGCGACGATTGGGGAAGCCGGAGATCGAGTCCAGTTCACGGAGTACATCAGTAAGAATATTCTGCTCTACAAGATGCGCAATGGATACGAACTGGGGCCGAAGTCGGCTGCTCATTTCACCCGGAAGAATTTGGCCGACTATCTGCGATCCCGCACTCCATACCAGGTCAACGTATTGGTTGGAGG CTATGACGAAGCCGATGGTGCTCAGCTGCATTACATCGACTATCTGGCCAACTCGCTACCAGTAAAATATGCTGCCCACGGTTACGGCGGATTGTTCGTGTCCAGTATTTTGGACCGGTACCACCACGCAAAAATCACCCAAGATGAGGCGTACGAAATTCTGAAGAAGGGGGTGGCCGAAATCCAGAAGCGCCTGATCATCAACCTACCGAACTTCAAGGTGTCCGTCATCGATAAAGATGGCATCAAGGAACTGAAGGATATCACGGCTGAAAGCTTGAAGGAAGAACCGGTGGCTGCTTGA
- the LOC5574485 gene encoding 40S ribosomal protein S11 codes for MADQNERAFQKQNGVNLNRKQVNKKKGLRLHHSIGLGFKTPKEAIAGTYIDKKCPFTGHIAIRGRILTGVVRKMKMQRTIVIRRDYLHFIRKYDRFEKRHRNLSVHLSPCFRDVEAGDIVTVGECRPLSKTVRFNVLKVSKLAGAKKKFNKF; via the exons ATGGCTGATCAG AACGAGCGTGCGTTCCAGAAGCAAAACGGTGTCAACCTGAACCGTAAACAGGTCAACAAGAAGAAGGGTCTGCGCCTGCACCACAGCATCGGTCTCGGATTCAAGACCCCCAAGGAG GCCATCGCCGGTACCTACATCGACAAGAAATGCCCCTTCACCGGACACATCGCCATCCGTGGCCGCATCCTGACCGGAGTGGTCCGTAAGATGAAGATGCAGCGGACGATTGTGATCCGTCGTGACTATCTGCACTTCATCCGCAAGTACGACCGTTTCGAGAAGCGCCACCGGAACCTGAGCGTGCATCTGTCGCCGTGCTTTAG AGACGTTGAGGCCGGAGATATCGTGACCGTTGGCGAGTGCCGACCCCTGTCCAAAACCGTGCGCTTCAATGTGCTGAAGGTGAGCAAGCTCGCCGGAGCCAAGAAGAAGTTCAACAAGTTCTAA